GAGTAGTCTGATTAGCCGCTTCCCTGAATTCGAAAGGATCTTTTTTATGTTTAAGGATTTCCTCTTCGGTCCTGTCGAATAACGTCCTGGCATTATAGTAAGTGTTAAAATAAGTTGTGAAGTCCGTCCAGACACCGCAGCTGTTAAAAAGGAATAATAAAACTACCGGGGTAAGCAGGGATAATTTTTTAACGAAAGGCATTTTAATATAATGTTTGTTGGTAATAATGGTAAAAACAGATATAGGCGCACCTTTCTTTTGTTTATAATGCTTCCGGACCGGATTCATCAGTTCTAATTCTGATGACTTCGGAAATTTCTGATATAAAAATCTTGCCGTCGCCAACCTGCCCGGTTTTAGCAGTAGCGAGAATAGTTTCGATTACTTTTTCCGAAAGAGAATTTTCGACAATAATTTCAAGTTTTATTTTCGGAACGAACTCAATCTGATATTCGCTTCCTCTGTAAGTTTCCTTATGCCCTTTTTGTCTTCCGTAACCTCGGACTTCAGTAATGGTCATTCCTCTAATTCCGATTTCAAGAAGGGCTTCTTTTACCTCATCGAGTTTAAAGGGACGTATGATAGCTTCAATTTTTTTCATGAAGATTCCGGATTAGCTGTTTTTACCGTGGCAATTTTTGAATTTTTTACCACTACCGCAAGGGCAGGGATCATTTCTACCCACTTTTTCTTCAACCCTTACAGGCTGTTGTTTACCTCTATGGGCATTATCCCCTTCCAGGGATTGGGGTTGCAATCCCAGGTTATCAGTATTATCCTTAATAGTACGCATTCTCTGAGCCGGGGCCGGACGTCTTCCCTGAACTTCAGCGGGTGCCTGAGGCCAGAATTTAAAACAGAAGGAAACAACTTCAGTTCTTATATGTTCGAGAAGCTGAACAAACAGATTGTATGCTTCACCTTTGTATTCAAGCAGAGGATCTTTCTGACCGTACGCACGCAGCCCGATTCCCTCTTTCAAATCGTCCATTTCCCTCAGGTGTTCTTTCCATTTATTATCAATTACCGAAAGAACCGCAAAACGTTCGAGGCGCGACATAAGCTCGTGGCCAAGCATCTCTTCTTTCTTGTTGTAAAAATCAGTTGATGCCTCAAGGAGTTTTTCTTTAAGACCGTCTTTGCCAAGTTTTTCGAAAGCTTCTGGTTCTACTCTAAAATCAACGAGTAGGGTGTTCAGTATTTCATCGTGGATTTTTTCAATGTTAGCATCGTCGTAATACTTATCAAGAACGCTATCAACAAACTCCTCAAGGTATTCAAGAATTTCGCCTTTGAGCCGTTCGCCTTCCAATGCCTGTTTTCTTCTTGAATAGATAACCTCTCTCTGCTGATTCATAACGTTATCGAATTCAAGAAGTCTCTTACGTATGGCAAAATTATTCTCTTCCACTTTTTTCTGTGCACGTTCAACGGATTTACTGATAAGGGGATGCTGAATGGCTTCACCCTCTTCCATACCCAGGCGGCCCATCACATTTGTAATTCTATCACCGCTGAAAAGGCGCATAAGATCGTCTTCGAGAGAGATGTAGAATTTTGTAGTACCGGGGTCGCCCTGGCGGCCGGAACGGCCACGCAACTGGCGGTCGATTCTACGAGCTTCGTGACGTTCAGTACCAAGAATGTAAAGTCCTCCCGATTCTCTTACTCCGGCTCCAAGTTTAATATCGGTACCACGTCCTGCCATATTAGTCGCAATAGTAACGGCGCCCGGCTGACCAGCAAAAGCAACAATTTCAGCTTCCCTTTGATGCTGCTTGGCATTAAGAACATTATGGCCAACGCCCTGCCTTTTGAGCATTCTGCTAATTGTCTCCGAGACTTCAACGCTGGTAGTACCAACAAGAACCGGCCTTCTTTCCTCTTTTAGACTCTTAATCTTTTCAATTATTGCGTTATATTTTTCTCTCTTAGTCCTGTAGATCGCATCGTCTTCATCATCTCTTACAACCGGTTTGTTAGTTGGAATAACAATCACTTCGAGTTTATAGATCTCATAGAACTCCGATTCCTCGGTTTCAGCAGTACCAGTCATACCCGCAAGTTTCTTATACATTCTGAAATAATTCTGGAGAGTAATTGTTGCAAGCGTTTGAGTATCTCTTTCGACTTTTACATTTTCTTTAGCTTCAATTGCCTGATGCAGGCCGTCGGAATATCTTCTGCCCGGCAGGATTCTTCCTGTAAATTCATCAACAATTGCAATTTTACCGTCTTCCGTAATAACGTATTCAACATCTTTCTCAAAAAGACTGTAAGCTTTAAGAAGCTGGTTGAGAGTATGAATTACATCCGATCTTTCAGTATAAGTATGATAGAGTTCATCCTTTCTTCTGAGACGATCTTCTATGCTTAATGACGAATCGTTTTCAATCTTACTAATTTCGGTTCCGAGATCCGGAAGAACGAAGAATTGCTTTCCTTCTCTGGATCCTGATGCAAGCTCTTCCCTTCCTTTTTCAGTAAGATCGATCTGATTATTTCTCTCTTCAATAGCAAAGTAAAGTTCTTCATCAATTTCAGGCATTCTTTTCGCATTTTCGCGTAAGAATTCAAGTTCGGTCTGCTGCATCAGTTTTTTATAATCAGGTTCCGAGAAAACTTTTAAAAGAGCTTTATTTTTTGGGAATCCGCGGTGAGCCCGAAGCAAAAGCACACCGGCTTTCTCTCTGTTCTTGGAATCTTCGGTCTTAAGTAGATCTTCAGCCTCTTTAACTATTGATGCAACAAGGTTAGCCTGTTTTCTGAAGAGCCTCTCCACTTTCGGTTTCATTTCATCGTATTTGTGTTCCGCCTTTTCAACAGGGCCGGAAATGATCAAAGGTGTTCTCGCTTCATCAATCAGCACAGAGTCAACTTCGTCTACAATAGCATAATTATGCCCGCGCTGGACACAATTTTCCTTATCAACAGCCATATTGTCGCGGAGGTAGTCAAATCCGAATTCATTATTTGTACCGTAAGTTATATCATAACCATAAACGATTTTTCTCTGATCGCTGTCCATCGTATTAATAATACATCCGACCGTCATACCATGGAATTTAAAGATCTCGCCCATCCATTCGCTATCACGCTTGGCCAGGTAATCATTCACAGTAACAATATGCACACCTTTTCCGGTAAGGGAGTTCAGATAGATAGGAAGAGTCGCAACAAGTGTTTTACCTTCGCCCGTTGCCATTTCCGCAATCTTACCTTGATGCAGCACCATACCGCCGATAAGCTGTACATCATAAGGGATCATGTCCCATGTAATTTTTGTACCTGCTACATCCCATGATTTTCCAACAAGCCGACGGCAGGTATCTTTAACAACAGCGAACGCTTCCGGAAGCAGTTCATTCAGAATTTCTTCATTACGGTTATCAAGCTCTTCGCTGATTTCTTCTATTTGGTCATAAAGAGAATGTTTTTCATCGGCAGTCTGGACGTCCTGAAGTTTTTGTTTCAATTCGTCGAGATGACTTCTTAGGTCCTGAGTTTCATTTAGGAGTCTATTTTTAAATTCAGCTGTTTTGGCCCGCAACTGATCGTCTGTCAGGTTCTTCAGTTCTTCAAAATGGGCATTTATTTCATCAACAACAGGCCACAAGTCCTTTGTTACACGTGCATTTTTATCGCCAAAGATCTTCTTTAGCAGTGAATTAAACATTAATTTCTCCACATTTTCGGGTTACCAAGTTAAATAAAGAGGTTCTGAAATGCAATGAAAGTGCGGTTTTCCCCCTCTTTGCAGAATTAATTTGCAGATTATAAACTCTTCATCAACAAATGTTTCAGGATATTTTCCCTGTTTATTGAGATGCACATTGGTGTGCGATTTAATTCTTTATCATTTATTTTAGTCAGCATAACTTTCAGATTGATAAGTGAAGAAAACCTTCTCCTTTTCTAAGGAATTTATTACAGGCATTATCAGGATAACTGAAGGGATAATCGATTCCGGACAGTTTGAGAGGATAATTGAGCGTCTTGAGTCGGATGCCGGAAAGCATCATTTCGACCGGGCAGCTGAAGTAAACCTATTGAGAATATTAAGTTCGATCTACGACAGAGTCTTCTTTTTTAATGATCTTATTAAATATCCCCATCACTCCGAAGTGGTTGCATCTATTGCAGCTAACAGTAATTATCTTACCGATATTGTTTCAATTAATCCCGAGTATCTCTACCAGGTTTTTGACCAGGAGTATTTAATTCCGGAGATTGAAGAATCCCAGCTTAGAAGAGAAATTTCGGGAAGTTTAGACCGGCTCAAATCCCTCCAAACAAAATTGAATTACCTGCGGCAATTCAAAAAAAGATACATATTAAAAATAGGTCTGGCGGATATTCTGGGAATGATTGATATTATAAAAGTCACTGCACAGCTTTCGGCACTCGCAAGGTCTTTAACTTTTTCTCTCTTTGAAATATGCTATCAGGAAATTGTAAAAAAATATAACCTTCAATCGGTTATTAATTCCTCATACTCCCTTTGCTCTCTTGGAAAACTTGGAGGGAACGAACTGAACTACAGTTCCGATGTAGATCTTCTTTTGTTCTATGATACAAATGAATTTTACGAGTCAATCAATAAAGAATATCAGGAAATACTATCCGAAGCCGCTATTTTATTCATCAAATCATCGAGCGAGATCTCCGAGAAGGGATATATTTACAGAGTCGATTTCAGGTTAAGACCCGACGGAAGATACTCCCAGATATGCAAATCGTTAACAGATTATACAAAGTATTACGAATTACGGGGTGAGGATTGGGAAAGACAGATGCTGATCAAGCTCGATTTCATCGGAGGATCCGAATCCCTCTTTAAGACTTTCCATGGTTTCGTTACACCTTTCATTTATCCTTCACATATTTCCTCCTCCGTTAAAGAACGGATTCATAAAATGAAGAACAATATTGAAACGCAGAATCGGGGAATGGAAAATGTAAAATTGTTCAGAGGCGGAATACGGGATATAGAATTTTCGGTTCAGGCATTACAATTAATATACGGGGGGAAATTAAACCGATTAAAAACCGGAAACACCTTGGAAGGCATCACCCTCCTGAGCGATGAAAAATTATTGAGTAAAAAAGAAAAGAAGATTTTAACGGAGGCTTATATTTTCTACAGGCGCACTGAACATTTTCTGCAATTAATGAACGATACTCAGACCCACCTTTTACCCGACGATGAGAACCTCTTAAAGAAACTGTCCTTATTCAGCGGATTCAAATCAATAAAAGATTTTAAAGATACAATGAATCATCACCGCAAAGCTGTTCGAGCGGTTTATAATTCTATACTTGAAACCGGGACAGTAAAAAAATCCGCACGCGGTGATATCAACTTCCGGGACAGCGAACGGGCAAATAAAAATCTGGATTATTTAAACAGGGGCACAGGTATATTCGGTCAAAAGGAATTTGACCAGAGAACATCACAAATGTTCGATAATTTCAAACCCACTCTGATAAAATTCCTGATGAAATCCGGCTTTCCGGACCGTGTGCTTGATAACTTCGTAAAGATAGTAAGATCCATTTCTATTCCTTCTATCTGGTATAACGAATTCAGCGACAGATTATTTCTCAATTCCATCCTTACTCTCTGCGAATATTCAGACAGATCCGTAAACCTGGTTGCAATAGACAAACTCTGCGCAGAACTGTTATTAACAAGGAAAGCTTTCGTCAACTTAAATGAAACCGGGCTGAACGAATTAACAATCAACCAGCTGATGCTATACCTTTCATCCCGTTTTACATTCGGATTTATTAAAGCAGAATCGGTATCTAAAACACTTGCACAATACCTCACTAACCGGATCAGGATTCAATTTGATAAATCAGAAATGAAATCCAGATTAGTTATAATCGGGCTGGGAGGAATTGCATCCGGTTCAATTAGTTTTTCTTCCGATATCGATTTGATAATTATTTCAGATACTTCTAATACAACCGATAAGGAAGCGAAGGAGTTAATAAAAACTTTACAGGATCAGTTACGACCATTTTCTATCGACTTCAGGCTCCGGCCCGAAGGAAAGAGTTCGCAATTAATCTGGGGTGTTCAAAAATTTGAAGAGTATATCAGGACACGCGCAAGAGTATGGGAATTCCAGGCATTCTTAAAGATGAAGTATATAGCCGGTCGGGTCGATTTATTCGATCATATATCAGGCGCGATTACCAACTCGGCCACCGGATTTGAAAGAGAGCTGGTCATTCAAGAGATCAAACAGATGGATAAAATGATAGCCGGTGAGCTGTTAAAGCTAACAACCGGTTCATTCAACATTAAAAAAGAACGGGGCGGATTATCTACCATCGATTTTATTACCGACGCAATAACAATTACGAACAGCCGGTTATATCCTTTGGCTTTTGGTAAAGAAAAGAGAGCATTATTCAAAATTTTAGCAGCAAGCGGATTTAAAGAAGACGTTAAGAACATCGAATCGAATTATAGATTTCTAAAATTCGTTGAATTCTCACTTCAGAATTTGTTTGATGTGAACAACAGTGTAATTCCGGAATCAACCGACAAAAAATCGATACTGGAATTCTGGATCAGGAAAAAATTAAGAGTTGATTTGAAAGATCAACTGAAAAAGATAACAAATGAAAATCGTGAGTTATTTAAAAAATATACCGTCTAAGTATTTACGTATAGAAACGGTTACTGCATTTATTATACCGTTTTTCGTATTGATTATTTACATGATCACGCTGGCGCACGGAGTAATCCAAATCGATTCGGGAGAACTCGCCGCCGTTCAGGCAACTCTAGGAATTGCCCATCCTACAGGCTACCCTTTGTTCACACTTGCCGGTTATATTTTTTTACAATTACCTCTTCCTTTCTCCTCAATTTATCAATTGAATCTGCTTGCGGCTATCTGGTGCGCGCTCGGAATATTCTTCCTGTTCAAATCTGTTCTGCTGCTGCTGCAGAACATAAATATAGATTCTATTCAAATCAAAAATAAAACCGGGAATAAGAAGAGTCTTACTGATGCTGACGGAGAAAGCAAGAAAATTTCATATTTATCAGCAGCCGGCGGTATGGTTTTCCTTGCCTTCAGCAGAACATTCTGGATGCAGTCAACTTCTGTGGAAGTATACTCGCTTCAGATATTTATATTCAGTCTGATATTCTATTTCTCCCTGCGGAGTTCAGAATCAAAAAGGAGCACACTTTTTCAGTGGGTCGGCACAGGAATCGCTTTAGCTCTAGGATTTACAAATCACATGACCACGATATTAATTGTGCCATTTACTGCAATACTCTACTTTTCCAGGGAGCGATTCGGTTCATCGTCATTAAAAAAAATTCTGATTACAGCAACAGTATCTTTTCTGGTACTGTTTCTACTTTATCTTTATCTGCCGATCAGATCTTCTTTGAATCCTGAAATTAACTGGGGAAATCCTGTAAACTTCGAGAATTTCTTCAGGCATGTTACGGGGAAACAATACCAGGTCTGGCTTTTTTCATCATTTGATTCTGCAATTAAACAATTAAAATATTTTGCGGAGAATCTACCGGGGGAGTTCACATGGCCGGGATTAATTATCGGGCTATTCGGACTTTTCTCAATTTACAGAAGTAACATTAGAATTTTCTGGTTATTGTTCATTTCATTTGTTTCGGCATTGTTGTACGCAATTAATTATGATATTGCGGATATCGATTCATATTTCCTTTTTAATTACATACTGATTGCAATTTTAATTACGCTCGGTCTGTACCGGCTTCAATATCTGCTAATCAGTAAATATAATTCGATGAAGAGGGCAATTATTTTTCTTCCTCTTATTTCGTTATTCCCGTTATTGATCAACTTCAGCAAAGTGGATCAAAGTGATCAGCATACATTTGACGATTATACCAAATCGATCCTTAACAGTGTTGAAAAGGATGCTATAATATTCTCCTATCAGTGGGATTATTTTATTTCAGCATCATACTATTATCAGTTTGTTGAGAAGATAAGAGAGGATGTGATAATAGTAGATAAAGAATTACTCCGCCGGTCCTGGTACTTCAATCAGCTAAAAAGAAACAAACCGGATCTATTTGATGGAATGGAGGAGGATATTTCTCAATTCCTTAAAGTGCTTCAACCTTTTGAAGATGGAGATGTCTTCGACCCGAATCTGCTCGAAATGAATTACCGGAATGTTATGAAAAGATTAGTTGAAACAAATGAAGGAAGGGATTTTTATATCGGGCTGGAATTATTCAGCAATGAAATGCAGCGCGGTGAATTTTCTTTGCCGGGGGGTTATAATCTGGTGCCTCACATTTTTTTATTTAAGGCAACAAAGAGTAACGAATATATTGACGCACCCGATGCTGATTTTATTCTTCGATTCCCACCAAACAAAAACCGGTATAACGTATTCATCGAAGAAACGGTCGGGAGAATGCTAAGTTACAGAATATTATACGAGATAAGCTGGGACAGGAAAAATAAAGCGATCGGATATTATAAAAAAATCCGGGAGGGACTTCCCGGATTTCAAATTCCGCCTCAGGTTATGGAGCGGATCCAACAGATCGAGAATTGATTAATTCAGTTCCTCCATTAATTCTTCTTTTACATCACTTTTTACTTCACGACCTGCAAGGAACGATTGAAGAATCACATCAACCTGTTGAATCAGTTTTTTCTTATAATATTTAGGAGCATAGATCGATCCGTCGAGAATATAAAGTCGTTTGGTCTGCTGATCGTAAAAAGCGTAATTAATGAAAGGTCCGCCCATCGAACCGTCATTCATCCGCCAGAGTCCCTGGGTCATAAGAGCGTAACGGTTAAGGAAGTTGACTTCGAGTGTTGTTTTATAGTCGTCCGAAATTTCCACATGACTTGCATCATCTGAGCTCCGGTAATACTTTTGAGTCAGCCGGTTTCTAATCGAGTAGACAGAATCCCGATTAAGCATCGCAGGGGAAGCGTTATCGATCCAGTGGACAAAGATCCAGCGTTCCATATCGGTTCCTGGTGATCTGCGTAGCCACACAAAATTATCCTCAGGTTTATCGAGAGCCAGATAGTAATCGGATTGAACG
This Melioribacteraceae bacterium DNA region includes the following protein-coding sequences:
- a CDS encoding P-II family nitrogen regulator, with protein sequence MKKIEAIIRPFKLDEVKEALLEIGIRGMTITEVRGYGRQKGHKETYRGSEYQIEFVPKIKLEIIVENSLSEKVIETILATAKTGQVGDGKIFISEISEVIRIRTDESGPEAL
- the secA gene encoding preprotein translocase subunit SecA, whose protein sequence is MFNSLLKKIFGDKNARVTKDLWPVVDEINAHFEELKNLTDDQLRAKTAEFKNRLLNETQDLRSHLDELKQKLQDVQTADEKHSLYDQIEEISEELDNRNEEILNELLPEAFAVVKDTCRRLVGKSWDVAGTKITWDMIPYDVQLIGGMVLHQGKIAEMATGEGKTLVATLPIYLNSLTGKGVHIVTVNDYLAKRDSEWMGEIFKFHGMTVGCIINTMDSDQRKIVYGYDITYGTNNEFGFDYLRDNMAVDKENCVQRGHNYAIVDEVDSVLIDEARTPLIISGPVEKAEHKYDEMKPKVERLFRKQANLVASIVKEAEDLLKTEDSKNREKAGVLLLRAHRGFPKNKALLKVFSEPDYKKLMQQTELEFLRENAKRMPEIDEELYFAIEERNNQIDLTEKGREELASGSREGKQFFVLPDLGTEISKIENDSSLSIEDRLRRKDELYHTYTERSDVIHTLNQLLKAYSLFEKDVEYVITEDGKIAIVDEFTGRILPGRRYSDGLHQAIEAKENVKVERDTQTLATITLQNYFRMYKKLAGMTGTAETEESEFYEIYKLEVIVIPTNKPVVRDDEDDAIYRTKREKYNAIIEKIKSLKEERRPVLVGTTSVEVSETISRMLKRQGVGHNVLNAKQHQREAEIVAFAGQPGAVTIATNMAGRGTDIKLGAGVRESGGLYILGTERHEARRIDRQLRGRSGRQGDPGTTKFYISLEDDLMRLFSGDRITNVMGRLGMEEGEAIQHPLISKSVERAQKKVEENNFAIRKRLLEFDNVMNQQREVIYSRRKQALEGERLKGEILEYLEEFVDSVLDKYYDDANIEKIHDEILNTLLVDFRVEPEAFEKLGKDGLKEKLLEASTDFYNKKEEMLGHELMSRLERFAVLSVIDNKWKEHLREMDDLKEGIGLRAYGQKDPLLEYKGEAYNLFVQLLEHIRTEVVSFCFKFWPQAPAEVQGRRPAPAQRMRTIKDNTDNLGLQPQSLEGDNAHRGKQQPVRVEEKVGRNDPCPCGSGKKFKNCHGKNS
- a CDS encoding DUF2723 domain-containing protein, with translation MKIVSYLKNIPSKYLRIETVTAFIIPFFVLIIYMITLAHGVIQIDSGELAAVQATLGIAHPTGYPLFTLAGYIFLQLPLPFSSIYQLNLLAAIWCALGIFFLFKSVLLLLQNINIDSIQIKNKTGNKKSLTDADGESKKISYLSAAGGMVFLAFSRTFWMQSTSVEVYSLQIFIFSLIFYFSLRSSESKRSTLFQWVGTGIALALGFTNHMTTILIVPFTAILYFSRERFGSSSLKKILITATVSFLVLFLLYLYLPIRSSLNPEINWGNPVNFENFFRHVTGKQYQVWLFSSFDSAIKQLKYFAENLPGEFTWPGLIIGLFGLFSIYRSNIRIFWLLFISFVSALLYAINYDIADIDSYFLFNYILIAILITLGLYRLQYLLISKYNSMKRAIIFLPLISLFPLLINFSKVDQSDQHTFDDYTKSILNSVEKDAIIFSYQWDYFISASYYYQFVEKIREDVIIVDKELLRRSWYFNQLKRNKPDLFDGMEEDISQFLKVLQPFEDGDVFDPNLLEMNYRNVMKRLVETNEGRDFYIGLELFSNEMQRGEFSLPGGYNLVPHIFLFKATKSNEYIDAPDADFILRFPPNKNRYNVFIEETVGRMLSYRILYEISWDRKNKAIGYYKKIREGLPGFQIPPQVMERIQQIEN